The following proteins are encoded in a genomic region of Micromonospora olivasterospora:
- the dxs gene encoding 1-deoxy-D-xylulose-5-phosphate synthase gives MSVEEDTANHGRLLATVRGPQDVKRMSGEQLDILAAEIRDFLIAKVSRTGGHVGPNLGVVELTLAMHRVFESPRDRFLFDTGHQAYVHKIITGRQAGFDRLRQRGGLSGYPSQAESEHDVIENSHASTALSYADGLAKAYALRGEQRGVVAVVGDGALTGGMCWEALNNIATAGNPLVIVVNDNGRSYAPTIGGLADHLSALRLNPGYEKVLDTVKEALGSTPLVGRPMYEVLHAVKKGIKDAVAPQAMFEDLGIKYVGPVDGHDVAAVESALRAAKNFGGPVIVHAVTRKGYGYRPAEEDEADCFHGPGAFDIATGKATAAPSVKWTHVFADELVAIADERPDVVGITAAMAEPTGIAKLARKYPNRVYDVGIAEQHAATSAAGLALGGLHPVVAVYATFLNRAFDQVLLDVAMHKLPVTFVLDRAGITGPDGPSHYGMWDMSVFGVVPGLRIAAPRDAASLREELREAVAVDDGPTIVRFPTGGVAADLPAVRRIGTVDVLGESTRTDVLLVAVGAFGQLGMEVAARVAEQGYGVTVVDPRWVRPVPAELVGLAAEHRLVVTVEDGVRVGGVGDALAQAMRDADVRVPLRDLGVPAAWHPHGTRAQILADLRLTAQDVARDVTGWISGLDAQPVEPVRLSAGDAN, from the coding sequence ATGAGTGTTGAAGAGGACACGGCCAACCACGGTCGGCTGCTGGCCACGGTGCGCGGTCCGCAGGACGTGAAGAGAATGTCCGGGGAACAACTGGACATCCTCGCCGCCGAGATCCGCGACTTCCTGATCGCCAAGGTCTCCCGCACCGGCGGGCACGTCGGCCCCAACCTGGGCGTGGTCGAGCTGACGCTGGCGATGCACCGGGTCTTCGAGTCGCCGCGGGACCGCTTCCTGTTCGACACCGGGCACCAGGCGTACGTGCACAAGATCATCACCGGGCGGCAGGCCGGCTTCGACCGGCTGCGCCAGCGCGGCGGCCTCTCCGGCTACCCGAGCCAGGCCGAGAGCGAGCACGACGTCATCGAGAACTCGCACGCCTCCACCGCGCTGTCCTACGCCGACGGCCTGGCCAAGGCGTACGCGCTGCGGGGCGAGCAGCGCGGCGTGGTCGCCGTCGTCGGTGACGGCGCGCTGACCGGCGGCATGTGCTGGGAGGCGCTGAACAACATCGCCACCGCCGGCAACCCCCTCGTGATCGTGGTCAACGACAACGGCCGGTCGTACGCCCCGACCATCGGCGGCCTCGCCGACCACCTCTCGGCGCTGCGGCTCAATCCCGGCTACGAGAAGGTGCTCGACACCGTCAAGGAGGCCCTCGGCTCGACCCCGCTGGTCGGCAGGCCGATGTACGAGGTGCTGCACGCGGTCAAGAAGGGCATCAAGGACGCGGTCGCCCCGCAGGCCATGTTCGAGGACCTGGGCATCAAGTACGTCGGCCCGGTCGACGGCCACGACGTGGCCGCCGTCGAGTCGGCGCTGCGCGCGGCGAAGAACTTCGGCGGCCCGGTGATCGTGCACGCCGTCACCCGCAAGGGCTACGGCTACCGCCCCGCCGAGGAGGACGAGGCGGACTGCTTCCACGGCCCCGGCGCCTTCGACATCGCCACCGGCAAGGCGACCGCCGCCCCGTCGGTGAAGTGGACGCACGTCTTCGCCGACGAGCTGGTCGCCATCGCCGACGAGCGGCCCGACGTGGTGGGCATCACCGCCGCGATGGCGGAGCCGACCGGCATCGCGAAGCTGGCCCGCAAGTACCCCAACCGGGTGTACGACGTCGGCATCGCCGAGCAGCACGCCGCCACCTCGGCGGCCGGCCTGGCCCTCGGTGGCCTGCACCCCGTCGTGGCGGTCTACGCGACGTTCCTCAACCGGGCCTTCGACCAGGTCCTGCTGGACGTGGCGATGCACAAGCTGCCGGTGACGTTCGTGCTGGACCGGGCCGGCATCACCGGCCCGGACGGGCCGAGCCACTACGGCATGTGGGACATGTCGGTGTTCGGCGTGGTGCCCGGCCTGCGCATCGCCGCCCCCCGCGACGCCGCCAGCCTCCGCGAGGAGCTGCGTGAGGCGGTCGCCGTGGACGACGGCCCCACGATCGTCCGGTTCCCGACCGGCGGCGTCGCCGCCGACCTGCCGGCCGTGCGCCGGATCGGCACGGTCGACGTGCTGGGCGAGTCGACGCGTACCGACGTGCTGCTGGTCGCGGTCGGCGCGTTCGGCCAACTCGGCATGGAGGTCGCCGCCCGGGTCGCCGAGCAGGGCTACGGCGTGACGGTGGTCGACCCGCGCTGGGTCCGCCCCGTCCCGGCCGAGCTCGTCGGGCTGGCCGCGGAGCACCGCCTCGTCGTCACGGTCGAGGACGGCGTACGCGTCGGCGGCGTCGGGGACGCCCTCGCCCAGGCCATGCGGGACGCCGACGTCCGGGTGCCGCTGCGCGACCTGGGCGTGCCGGCCGCCTGGCATCCGCACGGCACCCGCGCGCAGATCCTCGCCGACCTGCGCCTCACCGCCCAGGACGTCGCCCGCGACGTCACCGGGTGGATCTCCGGCCTGGACGCCCAGCCGGTCGAGCCGGTCCGCCTGTCCGCGGGCGACGCGAACTGA